The proteins below are encoded in one region of Aequorivita iocasae:
- a CDS encoding 2'-5' RNA ligase family protein — MKKFVIAIGVCLGIFSCAPKKQNIIAIDVLLIPSEEMYAQSLQLNSFINQNNPETIQLDENHVPHITLLQCFIKEEDLTSVTNALEVDNIFEGLFETIKNDSLNAKSLFYYEDKEESFAMVAVEKSNFLMKLHEKIIELIQPYTVKNGSQVSFIQNPDGSPISESTVTYVPEFIDKHSFGNFDPHISLGVAQTKLLDSLAENVFKPIKFQAASLSVYQLGDHGTAHKLLWKAE, encoded by the coding sequence ATGAAAAAATTTGTAATTGCTATTGGCGTTTGTTTGGGTATTTTTTCGTGTGCTCCAAAAAAGCAAAATATAATCGCTATAGATGTGCTTTTGATTCCTTCGGAAGAAATGTATGCACAATCCCTTCAGCTAAACTCATTTATAAATCAAAACAATCCCGAAACCATACAGCTCGATGAAAACCATGTGCCGCATATCACGCTTCTGCAGTGTTTCATAAAAGAGGAAGATTTAACGAGTGTTACTAACGCATTAGAAGTAGATAATATATTTGAAGGGCTTTTTGAAACAATTAAAAACGATTCCTTAAACGCGAAAAGCCTTTTTTATTACGAAGACAAAGAGGAAAGTTTCGCAATGGTTGCTGTTGAAAAGAGCAATTTTTTAATGAAACTTCACGAAAAAATCATCGAACTTATTCAACCTTATACTGTGAAAAACGGCTCGCAAGTTTCCTTTATACAAAACCCGGATGGAAGCCCAATTAGTGAATCTACTGTAACTTATGTTCCAGAGTTTATTGACAAGCACAGTTTTGGAAATTTTGATCCGCACATAAGTCTTGGAGTAGCACAGACCAAACTTTTGGACAGCTTGGCTGAAAATGTTTTTAAACCAATCAAATTTCAGGCTGCCTCTTTAAGCGTTTACCAATTGGGAGATCACGGTACAGCCCATAAATTGCTTTGGAAAGCTGAATAA
- a CDS encoding T9SS type A sorting domain-containing protein — translation MKKLYILSLIFTAQLTFAQIRFQNIPQNAIYPESMAVETITANIAYQGYDETQAYFGQGEYEIYLDNVDGVLDKPIIVLDGFDPGDSRDIPGLYASLSFDGQNMADILRDEGFDIVILNAPLYNTGGKDIDGGGDYIQRNAMVLIAMIQQLNADKVGDNELVVLGPSMGGLIARYALSYMEDNSLDSETRLYISFDAPHRGANIPISLQYLINYFAIQVGDATAQQVVDQLLNSPAAKEMLTDHLLGHLLAGSDYEQDPTKVLPLGAPGFRNEFQAELDALGFPGNVRNVTMINGAGNGTTTGSPGITIVNTNLEIDATTDVDVALNFTPAANQSNTVTDVTVNFFGFPINTYQTTAQSPNNTAGVDSAPGGTGSISDALGDGGGNQVLIDFINALQQDLYSFIPTMSSLAIDNPDWFATPNLNDSPFVNFYIPNDNEPHVTVTAESAQFALDEIRDGVLSVGENQFSNQFILAQNPVQKNINIVIPSNTSIQNLTATVFSITGQRLMQKTWARPSMELTWNHNLSNGIYLLKLDNGISTQTIKMIVE, via the coding sequence ATGAAAAAACTTTACATCTTATCATTAATTTTCACTGCCCAATTAACCTTCGCCCAAATACGTTTCCAAAATATCCCCCAAAACGCAATTTATCCCGAAAGCATGGCGGTTGAAACAATCACCGCAAACATAGCATACCAAGGTTATGACGAAACCCAAGCCTATTTCGGCCAAGGCGAATATGAAATCTATTTAGACAATGTAGATGGAGTGCTGGACAAACCAATTATAGTCCTAGATGGTTTTGATCCGGGCGATTCCCGTGATATTCCCGGTCTTTATGCAAGCTTAAGTTTTGATGGACAAAACATGGCAGACATCCTTCGCGATGAAGGTTTTGACATCGTAATTCTCAACGCTCCCCTTTACAATACGGGAGGAAAAGATATTGACGGCGGCGGCGATTACATTCAGCGAAACGCAATGGTTTTGATAGCAATGATTCAGCAATTAAACGCAGATAAAGTGGGCGATAACGAACTGGTAGTATTAGGCCCAAGTATGGGAGGTCTTATTGCTCGCTACGCCCTGTCATATATGGAAGATAACAGTTTGGATTCTGAAACGCGTCTATATATTTCTTTTGATGCGCCACATCGCGGGGCAAACATTCCTATCAGCCTTCAATATTTAATAAATTACTTTGCAATTCAAGTAGGTGATGCCACCGCCCAACAAGTTGTTGATCAGTTGCTGAACTCTCCTGCAGCTAAAGAAATGCTTACAGACCATTTATTAGGGCACTTGCTTGCGGGTTCCGATTATGAACAAGACCCAACAAAAGTATTGCCTTTGGGCGCCCCAGGTTTTAGAAATGAATTTCAGGCAGAGTTGGATGCCCTTGGCTTTCCCGGCAATGTAAGAAACGTTACCATGATCAACGGTGCAGGCAATGGAACCACCACGGGTAGCCCAGGAATAACAATTGTTAATACCAACCTTGAAATAGATGCCACTACCGATGTAGATGTGGCACTGAACTTTACGCCAGCCGCAAATCAAAGCAATACCGTTACAGATGTTACCGTAAACTTTTTTGGTTTTCCTATTAATACATATCAAACAACCGCACAATCGCCAAACAATACAGCAGGCGTAGACAGCGCTCCGGGCGGAACGGGAAGTATAAGCGATGCGCTTGGCGATGGCGGTGGCAACCAAGTGCTTATTGATTTCATAAATGCACTTCAGCAGGACTTATATTCTTTCATTCCAACTATGAGTTCTTTGGCGATAGACAATCCAGATTGGTTTGCAACACCAAATTTGAATGATTCCCCTTTTGTGAATTTTTACATTCCAAATGATAATGAACCACACGTTACCGTAACGGCTGAAAGTGCTCAATTCGCTTTGGATGAAATTAGGGATGGGGTACTTTCTGTAGGCGAAAATCAGTTTTCAAATCAATTTATTCTAGCTCAAAACCCAGTTCAAAAAAATATCAACATTGTAATTCCAAGCAATACTTCAATACAAAATTTAACGGCGACGGTTTTCAGCATAACCGGTCAAAGACTGATGCAAAAAACATGGGCACGCCCAAGTATGGAATTAACTTGGAACCATAATCTTTCCAATGGAATTTATTTGTTGAAATTGGACAACGGTATTTCAACGCAAACCATAAAAATGATTGTAGAGTAA
- a CDS encoding aldehyde dehydrogenase yields the protein MEQIVKKQRVFFNTHATKNLPFRKAQLKKLQTALEENEPLLHEAIYKDFKKSEFDNYTTELSLLYKDIKEARSNIFNWARTKPVSTGILNFPASSYIIPEPLGVCLVIGAWNYPYQLSFAPVIAAITAGNTVILKPNELPTHTAAAMAKIVKENFDPAFFTVVEGGVEETQELLKQKFDKIFFTGSTKVGKIVYKAAAENLTPVTLELGGKSPAIITESCNLKVSVKRLVWGKFLNAGQTCISPDYVLVHKSIEQKFLEQTKEEIINQHFAFENDNYLQIINNDNFERLNKMLVPEKIYFGGENNKETRYIQPTIMQNVTMEDAVMQEEIFGPILPVLTYETIEEAIDKVNSLPKPLSCYLFTKSASIKKKILKEISFGGGAINETVMHISNSNLPFGGVGHSGIGNYHGEAGFKTFTHYKSVMDKPTWLDPSIRYYPHTPFRLKLMRWFMRF from the coding sequence ATGGAACAAATAGTCAAGAAACAACGGGTTTTTTTCAACACCCACGCAACAAAAAACCTTCCCTTTAGAAAAGCGCAATTAAAAAAACTTCAAACAGCATTAGAAGAAAACGAACCACTTCTGCACGAAGCCATTTATAAAGATTTCAAAAAGTCAGAGTTTGATAATTACACCACTGAGCTTTCGCTACTCTACAAAGACATTAAAGAAGCCCGCAGCAATATATTTAATTGGGCGCGTACTAAACCCGTTTCTACAGGCATCCTCAATTTCCCCGCTTCCAGTTACATTATTCCAGAACCTTTGGGCGTCTGTTTGGTCATTGGCGCATGGAACTATCCCTACCAACTTTCCTTCGCCCCGGTTATTGCAGCAATTACTGCTGGAAATACTGTAATACTAAAACCTAATGAACTGCCGACACACACCGCAGCCGCAATGGCAAAAATTGTAAAGGAGAATTTCGATCCAGCTTTTTTCACGGTAGTTGAAGGTGGAGTAGAAGAGACCCAAGAACTTTTGAAGCAGAAATTCGACAAAATATTTTTTACCGGTAGTACCAAAGTAGGCAAGATAGTTTACAAAGCCGCCGCCGAAAATTTAACGCCAGTCACACTGGAATTGGGTGGTAAAAGTCCCGCCATCATTACTGAAAGTTGCAACCTAAAAGTTTCGGTGAAGCGATTGGTTTGGGGAAAATTTTTAAATGCAGGACAAACTTGCATTTCACCTGATTATGTTTTGGTTCATAAAAGCATCGAACAAAAATTTCTGGAACAGACAAAGGAGGAAATCATAAATCAGCATTTTGCTTTTGAAAACGATAATTACCTCCAAATCATAAACAACGATAATTTTGAGCGTCTTAACAAAATGCTCGTACCAGAGAAAATATATTTTGGGGGAGAAAACAATAAAGAAACCCGCTACATCCAGCCCACAATAATGCAAAATGTAACGATGGAAGACGCCGTAATGCAAGAAGAAATTTTCGGCCCAATCCTTCCCGTTCTCACCTACGAAACTATAGAAGAAGCCATTGACAAAGTAAACAGCCTACCCAAACCATTGTCTTGTTATCTGTTTACAAAAAGCGCTTCAATAAAGAAGAAAATTTTAAAGGAAATCTCCTTTGGTGGTGGTGCCATTAATGAAACCGTGATGCACATCAGCAATTCAAACCTGCCCTTTGGCGGCGTTGGCCACAGCGGTATTGGCAACTACCATGGCGAAGCAGGTTTTAAAACTTTTACCCATTATAAAAGTGTGATGGACAAACCTACCTGGCTCGATCCCTCCATCCGTTATTACCCGCATACTCCTTTTCGATTGAAGTTGATGCGGTGGTTTATGAGGTTTTAA
- a CDS encoding SDR family oxidoreductase, which yields MDYTSKMLRDDALKGKTIVVTGGGSGLGKAMTTYFLELGANVVITSRNLEKLQTVKEELETATGGKVLPVQCDVRNYEEVEAMVEASVKEFGKVDVLLNNAAGNFISPTERLSANAFDTIIDIVLKGTKNCTLAFGKHWIDKKETNKTVLNIVTTYAFTGSAYVVPSATAKAGVLAMTRSLAVEWAKYGIRFNAIAPGPFPTKGAWDRLLPGDLKEKFDPAKKVPVKRVGEHQELANLAAYLVSDFSAYINGEVIVIDGGEWLKGAGQMNLLEEVPQQMWDMLEAMIREKKSK from the coding sequence ATGGATTACACTTCAAAAATGCTTCGCGACGACGCGCTAAAAGGGAAAACAATAGTAGTAACCGGCGGCGGAAGCGGCCTTGGAAAAGCAATGACAACCTACTTTTTGGAACTCGGCGCAAACGTGGTTATCACTTCCCGAAACCTTGAAAAACTACAAACGGTAAAAGAAGAATTGGAAACCGCAACCGGTGGAAAAGTATTGCCTGTGCAGTGTGACGTGAGAAATTATGAAGAAGTTGAAGCAATGGTGGAAGCTTCGGTAAAAGAATTTGGAAAAGTTGACGTTCTTTTGAACAATGCCGCAGGAAACTTCATTTCACCAACGGAACGACTTTCCGCAAACGCTTTTGACACTATAATTGACATCGTTTTAAAAGGAACAAAAAACTGCACCCTTGCCTTCGGAAAACATTGGATTGATAAAAAAGAAACCAATAAAACTGTTTTGAATATTGTTACAACATATGCCTTCACGGGGTCAGCATACGTTGTGCCGAGTGCTACTGCAAAAGCTGGTGTATTGGCTATGACGCGCTCCTTGGCGGTAGAATGGGCAAAATACGGAATCCGTTTTAATGCCATCGCTCCCGGGCCATTCCCGACAAAAGGCGCTTGGGACAGATTGCTACCGGGCGATTTGAAGGAGAAATTTGATCCCGCAAAAAAAGTTCCCGTAAAGCGTGTGGGCGAACACCAAGAACTCGCTAATCTCGCCGCATATCTCGTTTCCGATTTTTCAGCGTACATAAACGGCGAAGTAATAGTTATAGATGGCGGCGAATGGCTAAAAGGCGCTGGGCAAATGAATCTTTTGGAAGAAGTTCCTCAACAAATGTGGGATATGCTGGAGGCGATGATACGCGAAAAAAAATCTAAATAA
- a CDS encoding non-canonical purine NTP diphosphatase yields MKLVFATHNKNKFTEVKTMLPKHIELLSLDDIGCQEDIAETADTIEGNAILKANYVRANYNLNCFADDTGLEVQSLNGEPGVYSARYAGVSHDSAANIKKLLKNLEGKEDRSARFKTAIALNMEHEEIMFLGICEGEIIKELRGDSGFGYDPIFQPKGFNKTFAEMTLQQKSEIGHRGKAMRQLIDYLSK; encoded by the coding sequence ATGAAACTCGTCTTCGCCACCCACAATAAAAACAAGTTCACCGAAGTAAAAACAATGCTTCCGAAACATATTGAATTGTTAAGCCTGGACGATATAGGCTGCCAAGAAGACATTGCCGAAACGGCAGATACAATAGAAGGCAACGCCATTTTAAAAGCAAACTACGTGCGTGCCAATTACAATTTAAACTGTTTTGCCGATGATACCGGTCTGGAAGTACAATCATTAAATGGAGAACCGGGAGTTTACAGCGCCCGCTATGCTGGCGTTTCACACGATTCTGCTGCAAATATTAAAAAACTGCTGAAAAATCTTGAAGGCAAAGAGGATAGAAGCGCCCGTTTCAAAACAGCCATTGCACTGAATATGGAACACGAAGAAATTATGTTTCTGGGCATTTGCGAAGGCGAAATAATTAAAGAACTCCGAGGCGACTCAGGCTTTGGCTACGACCCAATTTTCCAACCGAAAGGTTTCAATAAAACCTTTGCAGAAATGACACTTCAGCAAAAAAGTGAAATTGGCCATCGCGGAAAAGCAATGCGGCAATTGATTGATTATCTTTCTAAATAA
- a CDS encoding GNAT family N-acetyltransferase — MQTFNFLQEYILENDRVRLRPLHHKDFELLLHFSEEQPELWKYSLQPASGSDNLKAYIDSAILGRKQETAYTFIVFDKRTQQIAGSTRFYDFQKNHNTVQLGYTWYGKEFQGTGINKQCKMLMLEFAFETLYLDRVEFRADAINQRSIAAMKSIGCTVEGILRNNCAAPTGRRDSIVLSILNDEWFGGVKEKLKAKIEIERKVSPQ; from the coding sequence ATGCAAACCTTCAACTTTCTGCAGGAATACATACTGGAAAACGACCGTGTGCGGCTGAGACCCCTGCACCATAAAGACTTTGAGTTGCTGCTTCACTTTTCTGAAGAACAACCAGAGCTTTGGAAGTACTCCCTGCAACCGGCCAGTGGTTCTGATAATCTAAAGGCCTATATTGATTCTGCCATACTCGGTAGGAAGCAAGAAACGGCATACACTTTCATCGTTTTTGACAAACGTACCCAGCAAATTGCGGGCAGCACCCGTTTTTATGATTTTCAGAAAAACCACAACACCGTACAATTAGGGTATACTTGGTACGGCAAGGAATTTCAGGGAACCGGAATAAACAAACAATGCAAAATGTTGATGCTTGAATTTGCCTTTGAAACTTTATATCTAGACCGTGTTGAGTTTCGTGCAGATGCTATAAACCAGCGTAGCATTGCTGCGATGAAAAGCATAGGTTGTACTGTTGAAGGCATCTTGCGTAATAACTGTGCGGCGCCAACGGGTAGAAGGGACAGTATTGTCCTCAGCATCCTAAATGACGAATGGTTTGGCGGGGTCAAGGAAAAATTGAAAGCTAAAATTGAAATCGAAAGAAAGGTTTCGCCCCAGTGA
- a CDS encoding SIR2 family NAD-dependent protein deacylase — MMKIAVLTGAGVSAESGIKTFRDSGGLWEGHDVMEVASPEGFKRNPEVVLDFYNQRRRQLLTVQPNPAHRALAALEKAHDVAIITQNVDDLHERAGSTNVIHLHGELLKARSTFDEGLVMEWKEDLNWGDVCENNHQLRPHIVWFGEMVPMIEVAAEVVEKADAIIIVGTSMQVYPAAGLIQYAKPDAQIYFVDPKPSISESKKIMVFAEKASIGVPKVVELLN; from the coding sequence ATTATGAAAATAGCAGTATTGACTGGCGCAGGTGTGAGCGCGGAAAGTGGTATAAAAACGTTTCGCGACAGTGGAGGACTTTGGGAAGGGCACGATGTAATGGAGGTTGCATCTCCCGAAGGTTTTAAAAGAAATCCGGAAGTTGTTCTGGATTTTTACAACCAACGCCGCAGACAATTATTGACCGTTCAACCAAACCCTGCGCACAGGGCATTAGCAGCGCTTGAAAAAGCACATGATGTGGCAATCATTACACAAAACGTAGACGATCTGCACGAACGCGCCGGCAGCACAAATGTGATTCACCTTCACGGCGAATTGTTGAAAGCTAGAAGCACCTTTGATGAAGGCTTAGTGATGGAATGGAAAGAAGATCTGAATTGGGGCGATGTATGCGAAAACAACCACCAACTTCGACCACACATTGTTTGGTTTGGTGAAATGGTGCCGATGATTGAAGTTGCTGCAGAAGTTGTTGAAAAAGCAGATGCCATTATAATTGTGGGAACCTCCATGCAAGTTTATCCTGCAGCTGGTTTGATTCAATATGCCAAACCAGATGCTCAGATCTATTTTGTGGATCCAAAACCATCCATTTCAGAAAGTAAAAAAATTATGGTTTTTGCTGAAAAAGCATCTATAGGTGTTCCAAAAGTAGTTGAACTTCTAAATTAA
- a CDS encoding SDR family oxidoreductase, whose product MEKILVAGAHGTTGKKIISILKESKKFKPVAMVRKEEQVSQFQNEGVETILADLEKDVSQTTNGIDKVIFAAGSGGKKVKEVDQEGAKKLMDAAKAKSVKKFVMLSSMGADKPEEADEIQEYLKAKHNADEYLKQLGILYSIVRPGSLTNNDGKGKIELDNKLNKRGEIPRRDVAETLVGALDDAVARNKTFEILEGEVYIKAALEKI is encoded by the coding sequence ATGGAAAAAATATTAGTAGCAGGTGCGCATGGCACCACGGGTAAAAAGATAATTTCAATTTTAAAGGAATCTAAAAAATTCAAGCCGGTGGCGATGGTTCGAAAGGAAGAGCAGGTTTCACAATTTCAGAATGAAGGTGTGGAAACCATTTTGGCAGATCTTGAAAAAGATGTCAGTCAAACCACCAACGGCATTGACAAGGTAATTTTTGCAGCTGGTTCAGGCGGAAAAAAAGTAAAGGAAGTTGATCAGGAGGGTGCCAAAAAGCTGATGGATGCCGCAAAAGCAAAAAGCGTGAAAAAATTTGTTATGCTAAGTTCCATGGGTGCTGATAAACCCGAGGAAGCTGACGAAATTCAAGAATATTTAAAGGCAAAACACAATGCTGATGAATATCTAAAACAATTGGGAATTCTATATAGCATAGTGCGCCCAGGATCACTAACCAATAACGACGGAAAAGGAAAAATTGAACTGGACAACAAACTGAACAAGCGCGGAGAAATACCACGTAGAGACGTTGCAGAAACACTCGTTGGCGCGTTAGATGATGCTGTTGCAAGAAACAAAACTTTTGAAATTTTGGAAGGCGAGGTTTATATAAAGGCTGCGCTGGAAAAGATTTAA
- a CDS encoding TrmH family RNA methyltransferase, translated as MDLALFQYLQTYLTERRTALFKKVLSERTRHFTVATEDVYQLHNTSAVMRTCDVFGIQDLHVVEERLGKRVDKEIAMGAQKWVSLKRYHSITECIKNLRNSGYQIIATTPHDNSTMLHKFDVSKKSAFFFGKESDGLSDTVMNAADGYLKIPMYGFTESLNISVSAAIILQSVVSKMKQSKINWQLSDTEKFEIEMEWMKKTIKASEEIIERYYLENSKQ; from the coding sequence TTGGATTTAGCATTGTTTCAATATTTACAAACCTATCTCACCGAACGAAGGACTGCCTTGTTTAAAAAAGTGCTGTCTGAACGAACCCGCCATTTTACCGTAGCTACTGAAGATGTATACCAGCTCCACAACACCAGCGCGGTAATGCGTACCTGCGATGTTTTTGGGATTCAGGATCTGCACGTTGTGGAAGAACGCTTGGGAAAACGTGTAGATAAGGAAATTGCGATGGGCGCGCAGAAATGGGTAAGTTTAAAGCGGTACCATTCCATCACTGAGTGTATTAAAAATTTACGGAATTCAGGCTATCAAATTATTGCTACCACGCCCCACGACAATTCTACCATGCTCCATAAATTTGACGTTTCAAAAAAGAGCGCCTTTTTCTTCGGAAAAGAAAGCGACGGACTTAGCGATACGGTAATGAATGCAGCTGATGGCTATCTTAAAATCCCGATGTATGGCTTTACCGAAAGCTTAAATATTTCAGTTTCCGCGGCAATTATTTTGCAAAGCGTGGTTTCAAAAATGAAGCAGAGCAAAATAAATTGGCAGCTTTCCGATACAGAAAAATTCGAGATTGAAATGGAATGGATGAAAAAGACTATTAAGGCTTCAGAAGAGATAATTGAACGGTATTATCTTGAAAACTCGAAGCAATGA
- a CDS encoding carboxypeptidase-like regulatory domain-containing protein, whose translation MKRILLLFALMVTVANSFAQNENVIKGTVMNDANDNVLENVNIVNLNQVKGTTTNEKGEFAIKAAVNDTLYFSYLGFKSLRVRVTNDWLKFGDIKVKMTELGIALEEVVVKPVQLTGYVEIDAKLIPIYDNYRYRISGLNTGYEGGSNQPGAVSKVLSSIFNPADFLYNVFGKRPKQMRKLRQMKEDDEIRNLLQSKFDRETLMAVLQLERADIDEILNKCSYSKDFIRTANDLQILDAISGCYEEYKILNREK comes from the coding sequence ATGAAAAGAATACTCCTACTTTTTGCCCTAATGGTAACCGTTGCAAATTCCTTTGCCCAAAACGAAAATGTCATAAAGGGTACCGTAATGAACGATGCCAACGATAATGTCTTGGAAAATGTAAACATTGTAAACCTTAATCAAGTAAAAGGCACAACTACTAATGAAAAGGGTGAATTTGCAATCAAGGCTGCGGTAAATGACACGCTATATTTTTCATATCTGGGCTTTAAATCCCTGCGGGTTCGCGTTACCAATGACTGGTTGAAGTTTGGCGATATAAAGGTGAAAATGACCGAACTGGGCATCGCCCTCGAAGAAGTAGTGGTAAAGCCGGTTCAACTAACGGGCTATGTAGAGATTGATGCAAAACTAATCCCCATTTACGATAATTACCGATACCGTATTTCAGGTTTAAACACGGGTTATGAAGGCGGAAGCAACCAGCCCGGTGCCGTTAGTAAAGTACTGAGCTCTATCTTTAATCCAGCAGATTTTCTCTATAATGTTTTTGGAAAACGACCGAAACAGATGCGGAAGCTCCGGCAAATGAAGGAAGATGATGAAATCCGAAATCTCCTTCAAAGTAAGTTTGACCGTGAAACCTTGATGGCCGTGCTCCAGCTGGAACGTGCAGATATTGATGAAATACTGAACAAGTGCAGCTATTCCAAAGATTTTATACGTACCGCAAACGACCTTCAAATTCTCGACGCCATCAGTGGTTGTTATGAAGAATACAAGATTTTGAATAGGGAGAAGTAG
- a CDS encoding DEAD/DEAH box helicase: MTAFKALGLEENLLKAIADMGFETPSEVQAKAIPILLERETDMVSLAQTGTGKTAAFGFPMLQKIDVNSRTTQGLILSPTRELCLQITNEMIAYGKYLPGLNVTAIYGGASITDQARQIKKGSQIIVATPGRMKDMIGRGLVDISKIEYCVLDEADEMLNMGFYEDITEILSHSPKDKSTWLFSATMPKEVSTIAKKFMHTPVEITVGTKNVGSDQVSHEYYLVNARDRYNALKRLADANPDIFSVVFCRTKRDTQKVAEQLIEDGYNAAAIHGDLSQNQRDLVMKSFRNRQIQMLVATDVAARGIDVDDITHVINYQLPDEIETYTHRSGRTGRAGKTGVSIVIVSKSEVRKIKSIEKIIQKQFVAKEIPSGMEICEVQMFHLANSIKDTEINPEINSYLPNINEVLADFSKEELIKKVFSVEFTRFLNYYKNSKDLNISGERNFSDEDAKDSTRYFINIGNKDDFDWMSLKDFLRDLLQLGKDDVYKVDVKDSFSFFNTDTTHQELVMGIFKDFKLDGRQINIEISKDTGRSKGRSGGGGRDRGRRRGDRNDRGDGGGRKGGFKKRSGGFDGGDKPKFKGKSRRGAPRPEAKGTGGRRRRKG, translated from the coding sequence ATGACAGCATTTAAAGCACTCGGCTTGGAAGAAAATCTTCTAAAAGCCATCGCCGACATGGGTTTTGAAACCCCTTCGGAAGTACAAGCAAAAGCAATCCCAATCCTTTTAGAGCGTGAAACCGACATGGTTTCCCTGGCCCAGACAGGAACGGGAAAAACCGCAGCATTTGGTTTTCCAATGTTGCAAAAAATTGACGTGAACAGCCGCACCACACAAGGGCTTATTCTTTCGCCAACGCGCGAACTTTGTCTTCAGATTACAAATGAAATGATAGCTTACGGCAAGTATTTGCCAGGGCTAAACGTTACCGCCATTTATGGTGGTGCAAGTATTACGGACCAAGCCCGCCAGATTAAAAAAGGTTCTCAGATTATTGTTGCAACCCCTGGTAGAATGAAAGATATGATTGGTCGGGGTCTTGTAGATATTTCAAAAATTGAATACTGCGTGCTCGATGAGGCAGATGAAATGCTCAACATGGGCTTTTACGAAGACATCACGGAAATTCTTTCACATTCACCAAAAGACAAAAGCACTTGGCTTTTTAGCGCAACGATGCCCAAAGAGGTATCCACCATCGCCAAAAAGTTTATGCACACGCCTGTGGAAATTACCGTAGGGACAAAAAACGTGGGGTCTGACCAAGTTTCACATGAATATTATTTGGTAAATGCACGCGATCGTTACAATGCCTTAAAGCGTTTGGCAGATGCAAACCCCGATATTTTTTCGGTAGTTTTTTGCCGAACAAAACGCGACACCCAAAAAGTGGCGGAACAATTAATTGAAGATGGCTACAATGCAGCTGCAATACACGGAGATTTAAGTCAGAACCAACGCGACTTGGTAATGAAATCTTTCAGAAACCGTCAAATCCAAATGCTTGTAGCAACCGATGTTGCTGCCCGTGGTATTGACGTTGATGATATTACACACGTAATAAATTACCAACTTCCAGATGAAATAGAAACCTACACCCACCGAAGCGGCCGTACGGGTCGTGCCGGTAAAACAGGTGTTTCCATCGTTATTGTTTCAAAAAGTGAAGTTCGAAAAATAAAAAGCATCGAAAAAATTATCCAGAAACAATTCGTTGCAAAGGAAATACCTTCAGGTATGGAAATCTGCGAAGTGCAAATGTTTCATTTGGCCAATAGCATCAAGGATACCGAGATTAACCCTGAAATAAATTCATACCTTCCAAATATCAACGAGGTATTGGCAGATTTTTCGAAGGAAGAACTTATTAAAAAAGTATTCTCCGTAGAGTTTACACGTTTCTTGAATTACTATAAAAACAGTAAGGACCTAAACATTTCCGGAGAGCGCAACTTTTCTGACGAAGATGCAAAAGACAGTACGCGGTATTTCATAAATATCGGTAACAAAGATGATTTTGATTGGATGAGCCTTAAGGATTTCCTTCGCGATTTGTTACAACTTGGGAAAGACGATGTTTACAAAGTTGACGTAAAAGATAGTTTCTCCTTTTTCAACACAGATACTACCCACCAAGAATTGGTGATGGGTATTTTTAAGGATTTTAAACTTGACGGAAGACAGATCAACATTGAAATATCCAAAGATACAGGACGCAGCAAAGGTAGAAGTGGTGGCGGCGGACGCGATCGCGGTAGAAGAAGAGGTGATAGAAATGATCGTGGCGACGGCGGCGGAAGAAAAGGCGGTTTTAAAAAACGTAGTGGCGGTTTTGATGGAGGTGACAAGCCAAAATTCAAAGGCAAGAGCCGAAGGGGTGCACCGCGTCCAGAAGCAAAGGGCACGGGCGGAAGACGCCGAAGAAAAGGATAA